The Nitrospira sp. genome includes a window with the following:
- a CDS encoding cytochrome P460 family protein translates to MVTGGYASTNKWVEYTPEGKMKKPPVSFRKWVYVGTPLTPNDLNDGKANFPEFHNVYMDPDSFVHFEKTGEYRDGTVIVKELVSVGEKEAASGNGYFQGDFIGLEVSVKDARRYPTEPGNWGYYSFGHSYPLKEQSAKNKTDECNGCHQRHAINFVFSQYYPVLRAAMPAKK, encoded by the coding sequence ATGGTGACAGGAGGCTACGCCTCGACAAACAAGTGGGTGGAATACACCCCTGAGGGCAAGATGAAAAAGCCGCCGGTTTCCTTCCGCAAATGGGTCTATGTTGGAACCCCCCTGACTCCGAACGATCTGAACGATGGGAAAGCCAACTTTCCTGAATTCCACAACGTGTATATGGACCCGGACAGCTTCGTCCACTTTGAGAAGACAGGAGAGTACCGCGATGGGACGGTCATTGTGAAGGAATTGGTGAGCGTGGGAGAGAAGGAGGCCGCCAGCGGGAATGGCTATTTTCAAGGAGACTTCATCGGTCTAGAAGTGTCCGTGAAAGACGCCAGGCGCTATCCGACCGAGCCCGGCAACTGGGGGTATTATAGCTTCGGGCACTCCTATCCGCTGAAGGAACAGTCTGCAAAGAACAAAACGGACGAATGCAACGGCTGTCACCAACGGCATGCGATTAACTTTGTGTTCTCCCAGTACTATCCCGTGTTACGAGCCGCCATGCCCGCAAAGAAGTAA
- a CDS encoding Crp/Fnr family transcriptional regulator translates to MRDSDDLQSRFLASLRKLQPLSVRSLPHRRLVYASFRPGKTYVVQDGYVRLLALGEAGEQFTRMLLGKGAIFGDLPFTPAMSIKEESALTSGPTSILEFPRRTLEAAVHHDDVLCETLLEIYSKQLGILDRRLQWQFAAPLRRRVAMILLDLVEFGRSPCPHHEGFLMDIRMTHEELAELVGAARQVVTAILNELRAEGFLWYTRTYLCVRSPAALAEIVHSREKSS, encoded by the coding sequence GTGAGAGATTCCGACGATCTGCAATCCAGGTTCTTGGCCTCTTTAAGGAAGCTGCAGCCGCTGTCCGTTCGAAGTCTACCCCATCGGAGGTTGGTGTATGCTTCCTTTCGGCCTGGCAAGACGTATGTTGTTCAAGACGGGTACGTACGACTTCTCGCTCTGGGTGAAGCTGGAGAGCAATTCACGAGGATGCTATTAGGAAAAGGAGCCATTTTCGGTGATTTGCCGTTCACCCCAGCGATGAGCATAAAGGAAGAATCCGCCCTCACCAGTGGGCCGACGTCCATTCTGGAGTTTCCACGACGGACTCTGGAAGCTGCGGTTCATCACGATGACGTTCTCTGTGAAACGCTGTTGGAAATCTATAGCAAGCAACTTGGTATTCTTGACCGACGCCTTCAGTGGCAGTTTGCCGCCCCACTCCGTCGGCGAGTGGCGATGATTCTCCTGGACTTGGTTGAGTTCGGGCGATCACCCTGTCCGCATCACGAGGGGTTTCTCATGGATATCCGCATGACTCACGAGGAGTTGGCTGAGCTTGTGGGTGCAGCACGTCAGGTTGTGACGGCCATTTTGAACGAGCTCCGTGCCGAAGGCTTTCTCTGGTACACGCGTACCTATCTTTGTGTCCGTAGCCCAGCCGCCCTCGCTGAAATCGTCCACTCCAGAGAGAAGTCTTCGTAA
- a CDS encoding cytochrome P460 family protein, which translates to MTKVWLCVVVVALVTLQVMKVSYGEEEKPFLPIVVDGATGEIRVPEGYRLWPTLGTWAHAKTDKALETDGPGLHEYHVVHTQPETIAHYQKTGQFPDGAVLVKELLNAKSMAMTTGPAVGHATTTKGWFVLVRDTKGRYKDSKLWGKGWGWSLFNADDPVHTVSKNFQVECVPCHLPARSAAPTNAVEEDKWVYTFGYPVLQKK; encoded by the coding sequence ATGACAAAGGTATGGCTGTGTGTTGTAGTGGTCGCGCTTGTGACCCTGCAGGTCATGAAGGTCTCGTACGGTGAAGAGGAGAAACCGTTCCTCCCAATTGTCGTGGATGGGGCCACAGGCGAGATTCGCGTACCTGAAGGTTATCGGCTCTGGCCTACATTGGGGACTTGGGCGCATGCCAAGACAGACAAGGCGTTGGAAACGGATGGGCCAGGTTTGCACGAGTATCATGTTGTGCACACGCAACCGGAGACGATTGCCCATTACCAGAAGACGGGGCAATTTCCTGATGGGGCTGTCCTGGTGAAGGAGTTGCTCAATGCCAAGAGCATGGCAATGACCACCGGTCCGGCAGTGGGACATGCAACGACCACCAAGGGCTGGTTCGTGCTTGTGCGCGACACCAAGGGGCGCTACAAAGACTCCAAGCTCTGGGGAAAAGGCTGGGGGTGGTCGCTCTTTAACGCCGATGATCCTGTGCACACTGTGTCGAAAAATTTCCAAGTCGAATGCGTGCCGTGTCATTTGCCGGCACGATCAGCGGCTCCTACCAATGCTGTCGAAGAGGATAAGTGGGTCTATACTTTCGGCTATCCGGTGCTGCAGAAAAAGTAA